The stretch of DNA CAtctgccccgccccaccccccagaacCACAGGCCAGGAAGTCAGGGCTTCTTAATCCACTCTGACACGCCATGTCCCGGCCTCAGAAACGGTGCCTGGCTTGTGGTGCGCTTCGCAAATACTGGGTAAGGGAAACTTCTGGACTAGAACGGAGGTCAGACAGACCTCAAATAAGAACTTGCACATTGTTAGAATGACTTTGAAGGAACAAAACGGCGTCATGCAAGAGAGGAGGGACTGTGTTGCCCAGCAGGGTCACAGGAGGGAGGCTAAGGGAACAGTGTTGCCTGGCCAGGCTGCCCCTCCTGAAAGGTCATGGATCCTGCTGGAACCCACAGCtcgctgctgggggagggggaggggtgtttGCCCGTTGCCAGGCACCCGGGTTCTATCCGGGCATTTGGCGCCGCCATGCCGCTCGCACCGTCCTTCCTGCTACTGCTGCCGCTGCTGGCCATGCCGGCTCCCTCCCAGGCCTGGTCTCGGCCCCTGTGGTACCAGGTGGGGCTGGACCTTCAGCCCTGGGGATGCCAGCCCAACAGCCTGGAAGGTTGCGGGGGTAGCCTGGGCTGTGCCGGTCACTGGATGGGCCTGGGGATGAACCGCCTCTACCCCGTGGCTGgggtcaccatcaccaccaccatgatGCTGATGATGGGCCGCGCGGTGCTGCAGCGGCGGCGCTCCCAGGCCACCAAGTCCGAGGTGAGTACAGTGCTGCTTGGTCCTCCGCAGCCTCCTGCCTCCGCTCCCACCCTGTGAGCTCACGTTCTCTCCCCCTTGGCTCACAGCCCATGGCCCCTACGCTGGCCCATACCCATCAGCCCTTGACCATTCCCTGTGGCCAGTACTCTGCCCCCATCTGTCCACCCGTTTACTATCCCTTTCCCTCATCCAGCCCCCTGGGACCACCCTAGCCCACGGCAGACCCTCGCTGACCCTCCATCACCGTCTCCCTTCCCATCCCCTTCTCCCCCGTCTCattgctgcccctccccacacccccaccctaACCCCCTGCTCTTAACTCCTGCTTCTTGGTCCTTCCTCAGCATCCACAGGTGACCACTAGCCCGAGTGGACCCTGGAAACGGCGGACCCCCATCTCAGACCGCGCCCTGCTGCTTGGGGTCCTGCACATGCTGGATTCCCTCCTGGTCCATATTGAGGGACACCTGCAGCGTATATCCACCCAACAGAAGACCTCAATAAAGGGGATATCTGCCCAGAGTGGGTGACCCAACATATGCCTCCCTTTGCCTGATGACCTGAGGATGGCCTAAGGCTCTGGGCCAGCCTcaggcctctgtgtgtgtgtgtgtgtgtgtgtgtgtgtgtgtgtgtctgtgtgtgtctgtgtgtgtctcctcTACGGGCCTGCCTGGTCCCTGTGtcccctttctccttctgcaGCCAGCAGACTGGAGGcctctgtgtccaggatgggtgGGAAGATGGAATGGGCTCACACTGCTCCATTGCCCCTACCAACAGACCCCTCTACCCTAAGGTCTCGCCCACAAATCCAGCTGTTCCTCTGGGGCTCCTCAGGGGCCCTAGTGTGATGGGACAAGACTTGACCATCAGGGCAGACTCGGGTAGTCCATGGAGGGCTTCCCAGATGAAGTGACAACCTGGCTGAGTCAATGAGGGCTCCCAGCTGGTGATGCAGAGAGCTGGGTAGGGGGGCAGACAGTGGTTGGAGGGTGAGCCCTGGCTGCCTTCATCCTTGTGGCAGCCCCAAACATGGTCTGGCGCCTGCGTAGCCCCTGCCCTAAGTCCCCTGGAAGTGGAATGAGGGCTGAACTTtaccccctcttccctcccttccaccgCAGACAACCCAGGCCGAGTGGGTACTgagacctgtgtgtgtgttgaaggtctgttttagaaaaagaatattcaaaaatagaaacaggTGCATTCACATGAGGAAAGAAACGAGAGATTACAAATGTTAAAGACTTGACCTTACAATGCAAAATCCAGACCAATGATGTGCTTGTGGTGATGTCCGGATGTGTTTCTGGACTGTGTGTTCTTCTGAACCTCCGGCTGCCGACTCTGAAAACCTCCATTTGGATGAGGGGCTTGACATAGGGGGGGACATACTCtctacagaaaacagaaaaagaactgtCTTCCTTCTAACGTGGTTGATTGgcatttgtgttttaatttttgatcATTTAGAAAATTCCTCTCCTAACCTGTTATTGATGATGTCTCATCAACGGTCTGGGTGGTTTTCAAATTTGGAAAACGGTCGTCAACTTGCCTTCATATAGAAGCTGTGGAATCTGGAGGAGTTTCTCCAGAATGGGCTTCGGGCTCCACAGACCTTtcaaaacttgttttcttttcgTGGCCCACAATTTTTCTAGTGCTGGGCACTGTGGGGGCACCTAGGTTGTAAATGCGATAGGATCCTGTATTTCTGTCCTGACCAGGAGCTCTGATCTGGCAGGAAGGTTCCTGGGGGCCTCCCGTACCAGGAC from Neovison vison isolate M4711 chromosome 6, ASM_NN_V1, whole genome shotgun sequence encodes:
- the TMEM89 gene encoding transmembrane protein 89, with product MDPAGTHSSLLGEGEGCLPVARHPGSIRAFGAAMPLAPSFLLLLPLLAMPAPSQAWSRPLWYQVGLDLQPWGCQPNSLEGCGGSLGCAGHWMGLGMNRLYPVAGVTITTTMMLMMGRAVLQRRRSQATKSEHPQVTTSPSGPWKRRTPISDRALLLGVLHMLDSLLVHIEGHLQRISTQQKTSIKGISAQSG